A stretch of the Carcharodon carcharias isolate sCarCar2 chromosome 28, sCarCar2.pri, whole genome shotgun sequence genome encodes the following:
- the LOC121270723 gene encoding histone H2A-beta, sperm-like, with protein sequence MSGHSKTGGKGCTKANTRSSRASLQFPVSCIHRLLRKGHSAERVRVGAPVYLTAILHSLMAEILELAGNAARDKKTRIILRQLQLAIHNNKELNKLLGGVTIAQGSCPTSRLCCCPRKLGTPERFEGARPEKDP encoded by the coding sequence ATGTCTGGTCACAGTAAAACCGGAGGCAAAGGGTGCACTAAGGCCAATACTCGCTCCTCCAGAGCCAGCCTCCAGTTCCCTGTCAGCTGCATCCACCGGCTGCTGCGCAAGGGTCACTCTGCCGAGCGTGTCAGGGTCGGAGCCCCCGTCTACTTGACCGCCATCCTCCATTCCCTGATGGCCGAGATTCTCGAGCTGGCCGGCAACGCAGCCAGGGACAAGAAGACCcgcatcatcctccgccaactgcAGCTCGCCATCCACAATAACAAGGAGCTCAACAAACTGCTGGGAGGAGTCACCATAGCCCAGGGGtcctgcccaacatccaggctgtgctgctgcccaagaaaaTTGGGCACCCCAGAAAGGTTTGAAGGGGCGAGGCCAGAAAaagatccctaa